In Erigeron canadensis isolate Cc75 chromosome 6, C_canadensis_v1, whole genome shotgun sequence, the following are encoded in one genomic region:
- the LOC122604118 gene encoding putative F-box protein At1g47790 produces MKRLPAKSLAVFRSVSKAWKSVIDRPLFIAYYTNFHQHHRLLIWNEVNIFESKYVSIMDNESLSQHTLTNVPAPLEQIENLSLIGTSKGLLCFSGYFQEVGCMKERAVVWNPSLGKSIAIDLPCHAIWLGFGVRCDPMIVLMNAVEHPYPAFVFTLSSRVWRVPCGNLPPNSIHSSYSPLVATDDRCIYWEVHDREHLVVAFDMVSEDFTEINLPHCVADLPFGAFSISKIRGSLALLEYCDDAKKPVYGVWMMAEDGVSKSFTKLFTINIPHTSLKPTVLGYRNNDQPFIETTTNDISASLEVYEPRTGTIKNLGINGECDSFHLSSYTETLLLLDQLDEEFVKISYDSDIDVESICDYIKSEFEPYL; encoded by the coding sequence ATGAAAAGGCTTCCTGCTAAATCGCTGGCAGTATTCAGATCGGTTTCGAAAGCTTGGAAATCAGTAATCGACCGCCCTCTCTTTATTGCCTATTACACCAACTTTCACCAGCATCATCGGCTTCTTATATGGAATGAAGTCAACATCTTTGAATCAAAATATGTATCCATTATGGACAATGAAAGTCTCTCCCAACACACTCTTACTAATGTTCCTGCGCCGTTAGAACAAATTGAGAATCTATCACTTATTGGTACATCTAAAGGGTTGTTATGTTTTTCCGGTTATTTTCAAGAGGTTGGTTGTATGAAGGAAAGAGCTGTGGTTTGGAATCCGTCACTTGGAAAATCTATTGCTATTGATCTGCCTTGCCATGCaatttggttaggttttggggttCGTTGTGACCCTATGATTGTGTTGATGAATGCTGTTGAACATCCATACCCTGCTTTTGTGTTTACCTTAAGCTCACGGGTTTGGAGGGTTCCATGTGGTAATCTGCCTCCTAACTCAATCCATTCTTCATACTCGCCTCTAGTAGCTACAGATGATCGGTGTATTTATTGGGAAGTTCATGATAGGGAACATCTAGTTGTTGCGTTTGATATGGTGAGTGAAGACTTTACAGAAATAAACCTCCCTCATTGTGTAGCAGACCTACCTTTTGGAGCTTTTTCCATCTCTAAGATAAGGGGGTCTCTTGCTCTACTTGAATACTGCGATGACGCCAAGAAACCAGTTTATGGTGTATGGATGATGGCAGAGGATGGTGTTTCAAAATCGTTCACAAAGCTATTCACCATCAACATACCACATACATCATTAAAACCTACGGTACTAGGATATAGGAATAATGACCAACCTTTTATAGAAACAACGACTAATGATATATCCGCATCACTAGAAGTTTATGAACCACGCACAGGAACCATCAAGAATCTCGGGATCAATGGTGAATGTGATTCATTCCATCTGAGTTCTTATACAGAAACTTTACTTTTGCTCGATCAGTTGGATGAGGAATTTGTAAAGATATCATATGATTCTGATATAGATGTGGAATCAATATGTGATTACATTAAATCAGAATTTGAACcttatttatga
- the LOC122604119 gene encoding F-box protein At5g18160-like yields the protein MSDNIPFELQVEIIKKLPVKSLAISRSVSKLWKSTIDSPLFIANYTNKRQQHRLLIGYELDTFETKFVSIKDNDTLCQQPVRDVPVLFKQVKKLLLIGTSQGLLCLSGISVEGGCDKENAVIWNPSLGKSIAIDVPCHASVLGFGVRPDSFDPMIVMINCCQQPYSAMVFTLSSRVWRVPRGSLSPKSIYSTISSPVATDDRCIYWKAYERNINLVVAFDMVSEDFTEINLPHSVAHRSSDEDFSISKIKESLALLEYSVDADKQVCGVWMMVEDGVSKSFTKLFTINTPDTSLRTKVIGFRKNDQPIMETPIDEYGISSSIEVYEPRTRTITNLWINGELGSFYLSSYTESLLLLDQLDDQFVKISYDFDI from the coding sequence ATGTCAGACAACATTCCTTTTGAATTGCAAGTAGAAATCATAAAAAAGCTTCCTGTTAAATCACTCGCCATATCAAGGTCGGTATCAAAGCTATGGAAATCAACGATCGATAGCCCTCTCTTTATTGCCAATTACACCAACAAGCGCCAGCAACATCGGCTTCTTATCGGTTATGAACTTGACACTTTTGAAACAAAATTTGTTTCCATTAAGGACAATGATACTCTCTGCCAACAACCTGTAAGAGATGTTCCTGTGTTGTTTAAACAAGTTAAGAAACTGTTACTTATTGGTACGTCTCAAGGGTTGTTATGTTTATCTGGTATTTCCGTAGAGGGTGGTTGTGATAAGGAAAATGCTGTGATTTGGAATCCGTCACTTGGAAAATCCATTGCTATTGATGTGCCTTGTCATGCATCTGTTTTAGGTTTTGGGGTTCGTCCTGATAGTTTTGACCCTATGATCGTAATGATCAATTGTTGTCAACAGCCTTACTCCGCTATGGTGTTTACCTTAAGCTCACGGGTTTGGAGGGTTCCACGTGGTAGTCTGTCTCCTAAGTCAATCTATTCTACAATCTCGTCTCCAGTAGCTACAGATGATCGGTGTATTTATTGGAAAGCTTATGAGCGGAATATTAATCTAGTTGTTGCGTTTGATATGGTGAGTGAAGACTTTACTGAAATAAACCTCCCTCATAGTGTAGCACACCGGTCTTCTGATGAAGATTTTTCCATCTCTAAGATAAAAGAGTCTCTTGCTCTACTTGAGTACTCTGTTGACGCCGATAAACAAGTTTGTGGTGTATGGATGATGGTGGAGGATGGTGTTTCAAAATCGTTCACAAAGCTATTCACCATCAACACACCAGATACATCATTAAGGACTAAGGTAATAGGATTTAGAAAGAATGACCAACCTATTATGGAAACACCGATAGATGAATATGGGATATCATCATCAATAGAAGTTTATGAACCACGCACAAGAACCATCACGAATCTTTGGATTAATGGTGAACTTGGTTCATTCTATCTGAGTTCTTACACAGAATCTTTACTTTTGCTGGATCAGTTAGATGACCAGTTTGTAAAGATATCATAtgattttgatatatga